One Bartonella tribocorum CIP 105476 genomic window carries:
- a CDS encoding Do family serine endopeptidase, with protein sequence MDGSVVSKSKFLKSFITRVIFCVALFLSGSIGLSWGAETSKGLLSIPDLASELLETVVNISTAQTVEGTEQDENTSIPVIPKDSLLEEYFSDFFTPKDGQKDSQFQKVRSLGSGFVIDAQKGIIVTNYHVIVDADDIEVNFTDGTKLKAKLLGKDSKTDLALLQVDAGNKKLKAVRFGDSEKARIGDWVMAIGNPYGFGGSVTVGIISARNRDLNAGPYDNFIQTDAAINRGNSGGPLFDRNGEVIGINTAIVSPSGGSIGIGFAIPSDMALSVINQLRDFGEIRRGWLAIRIQPVTEDIAKSLKLGSAVGALVAGKIEQTEGNDVDNSQLQIGDVILSFGNSKIKYARDLPRLVAESSEGRVVDVTILRNGQEKTVKVKLGRLIETDANEETEEEVDDKKNNDLPKSVTMQLMGMTLSELTEDLRYRYSISDKLRGLVVTSVAQNSAADRKRIRIGEVIVDINQSAITTIDEAKKRLHKLREAGRKNALFIVARPDGELRFVTIPMD encoded by the coding sequence ATGGATGGTAGTGTTGTGAGTAAAAGTAAGTTTTTGAAATCTTTTATTACAAGAGTTATTTTTTGTGTGGCTTTATTTCTATCAGGATCAATAGGTTTGTCCTGGGGGGCAGAGACAAGCAAGGGATTACTTTCTATTCCTGATTTAGCCTCTGAGCTTTTGGAGACGGTTGTGAATATTTCTACAGCACAGACTGTTGAAGGAACAGAACAGGATGAGAATACTTCGATACCTGTTATTCCAAAAGATTCATTGTTGGAGGAATATTTTAGTGATTTTTTTACACCCAAAGATGGTCAAAAAGATAGTCAATTTCAAAAGGTACGTTCTTTGGGATCTGGTTTTGTGATTGATGCGCAAAAAGGGATTATTGTTACAAACTATCATGTTATTGTTGATGCTGATGATATTGAAGTTAATTTTACGGATGGGACAAAACTAAAGGCAAAGCTCCTTGGAAAAGATAGCAAAACGGATTTAGCGTTGCTGCAAGTGGATGCGGGCAATAAAAAATTAAAAGCTGTGCGTTTTGGTGATTCAGAAAAAGCACGTATTGGTGACTGGGTTATGGCTATTGGTAACCCTTATGGTTTTGGTGGGAGTGTGACGGTTGGTATCATTTCTGCACGTAACCGTGATCTTAATGCAGGTCCTTATGATAATTTTATTCAAACAGATGCTGCGATTAATCGAGGCAATTCTGGTGGTCCGTTGTTTGATAGGAATGGTGAAGTTATTGGCATTAATACAGCAATTGTTTCCCCTTCTGGAGGATCTATCGGTATAGGGTTTGCTATTCCATCGGATATGGCACTTTCTGTTATTAATCAATTGCGTGATTTTGGAGAAATAAGACGTGGTTGGTTGGCTATTCGTATTCAGCCGGTGACGGAGGATATTGCAAAAAGTTTAAAATTAGGCAGTGCTGTAGGAGCATTGGTGGCTGGTAAAATAGAACAGACGGAAGGAAATGATGTCGATAATAGCCAGTTGCAAATTGGAGATGTTATTCTTTCCTTTGGGAATTCCAAAATTAAGTATGCACGTGATTTGCCGCGTTTAGTTGCGGAGAGTTCAGAGGGAAGAGTTGTGGATGTTACTATTTTACGGAATGGGCAAGAAAAAACAGTAAAAGTTAAGCTGGGACGTTTGATTGAGACCGATGCCAATGAAGAGACAGAAGAAGAAGTTGATGATAAAAAAAATAATGATTTGCCGAAAAGTGTAACAATGCAATTGATGGGCATGACATTATCTGAACTGACAGAGGACTTGCGTTATCGTTATTCAATTTCAGATAAACTTCGAGGACTCGTGGTGACATCTGTTGCACAAAATAGTGCTGCGGATAGAAAGCGTATTCGCATTGGTGAAGTGATTGTTGATATCAATCAGAGTGCTATTACAACAATTGATGAGGCTAAAAAACGTCTTCATAAATTACGTGAAGCTGGACGTAAAAATGCTCTATTTATCGTAGCGCGCCCAGATGGCGAGTTACGGTTCGTAACAATCCCAATGGATTGA
- the hflC gene encoding protease modulator HflC, which translates to MQQSRFLFVFSSIMVLLIILWMSFFIVYPRQQVAIKRFGQIVKVESNPGIYFKMPFVDKMIVVDNRLLRYDVPTQSVQVRGGAYYEVDAFFIYRITDPKLFLQRIASGRPQIAARENLAPRFIDALRAVYGKREFKAALSDERGAMMAEVQRQFSIDAGSLGIAIVDVRIRKTDLTDAVSEDVYRQMAAEREAVAENIRARGQQERDRIVAEANREYEEIVAAAKRDAEITRGEGQAESIRILLNAREANPSFYDFWLAMEQYKNLEKTPMVISPNEVFFFNFRNSPQAKKKLSSTMGPSLSKTDSKSDGE; encoded by the coding sequence ATGCAGCAGTCACGTTTTTTGTTTGTTTTTAGTAGCATAATGGTTCTTTTGATCATTTTATGGATGTCATTTTTTATTGTTTATCCTCGTCAACAAGTCGCCATTAAGCGTTTTGGACAAATCGTTAAGGTAGAATCTAATCCTGGAATTTATTTTAAAATGCCTTTTGTGGATAAGATGATTGTGGTGGATAACCGGTTGTTGCGTTACGATGTTCCTACGCAATCGGTGCAAGTTCGTGGTGGTGCTTATTATGAAGTGGATGCGTTCTTTATTTATCGTATTACGGATCCTAAATTGTTTCTACAGCGTATTGCTTCAGGGCGCCCGCAAATTGCAGCACGTGAAAATCTTGCACCGCGCTTTATTGACGCTTTACGTGCTGTTTATGGTAAGCGAGAATTTAAAGCAGCCTTATCAGATGAACGAGGTGCGATGATGGCTGAGGTACAACGGCAGTTTTCTATAGATGCTGGTTCTCTGGGTATTGCTATCGTTGATGTGCGTATCCGAAAAACCGATTTAACGGATGCTGTTTCAGAAGATGTTTATCGGCAAATGGCTGCTGAACGTGAAGCAGTTGCGGAAAATATTCGGGCCCGTGGTCAACAAGAGAGAGATCGTATTGTGGCAGAAGCAAACCGTGAATATGAGGAAATTGTGGCAGCTGCAAAGCGTGATGCTGAAATTACGCGGGGTGAAGGACAGGCTGAAAGTATTCGCATTTTGTTAAATGCTCGGGAAGCAAATCCATCTTTTTACGATTTTTGGTTAGCGATGGAACAATATAAGAATTTAGAGAAAACGCCGATGGTCATTTCACCAAATGAGGTTTTCTTTTTTAATTTTCGCAATTCTCCGCAAGCAAAGAAAAAACTTTCATCAACAATGGGTCCTAGTTTGAGCAAAACGGATTCAAAGTCTGATGGAGAATAG
- the hflK gene encoding FtsH protease activity modulator HflK produces MPWTNQNGGGPWSGDKNKNSGDKKTSAKNFFGSGGSNGGNNGPNLDDILRKGQDQFKQFSRGGFFVLFLLLAVCFLLYQSLYIVQQNEQAVELRFGVPKEGIIGDGLHFHFWPIETYMKVPLTEKTIAIGGHPGQKQQSEGLMLSSDQNIVNVNFSVYYRISHPGQFLFNVNDQEGTVRQVAESAMREVIGSRPVDDVLRDKKEEVANDVRKITQLTVDKYQLGVEISRVSISEAAPPTKVAAAFNSVQQAEQERGRMIEEGNRVRFTKIGLANGEASRTREIAKGEKAQMVEEATGRAERFQAIAREAAISPEAARYRLYMETMGRIFSSPNKLVLDQINSPAVPYLPLNELLRNNLPEKAKIKSAHSTSTSLLDYQISGGR; encoded by the coding sequence ATGCCCTGGACAAATCAAAATGGTGGTGGCCCGTGGAGTGGCGATAAAAACAAGAACAGTGGTGACAAAAAAACATCCGCTAAGAATTTTTTTGGTTCTGGTGGCAGTAATGGTGGAAATAATGGTCCTAATCTTGATGATATTTTGCGTAAAGGGCAGGATCAGTTTAAACAATTTAGTCGAGGCGGATTTTTTGTTTTATTCCTTCTTCTTGCTGTGTGTTTTTTGCTTTATCAGTCACTTTATATTGTTCAACAAAATGAGCAAGCAGTAGAATTGCGTTTCGGTGTACCTAAGGAAGGAATTATCGGTGATGGTTTGCATTTTCATTTTTGGCCAATTGAGACTTATATGAAAGTGCCTTTAACGGAAAAAACAATTGCAATTGGTGGGCACCCTGGACAGAAACAACAAAGTGAAGGTTTGATGCTGTCGAGTGATCAAAATATTGTGAATGTTAATTTTTCTGTTTATTATCGTATTTCACATCCAGGACAATTTTTATTCAATGTGAATGATCAAGAAGGAACTGTTCGTCAGGTTGCTGAAAGTGCAATGCGAGAGGTTATTGGTTCAAGACCCGTTGATGATGTTTTACGCGATAAAAAAGAAGAAGTTGCTAACGATGTGAGAAAGATTACCCAGTTGACTGTAGATAAATATCAACTTGGAGTCGAAATAAGCCGTGTATCGATCAGTGAGGCTGCTCCTCCTACCAAAGTTGCTGCGGCGTTTAATTCTGTGCAGCAGGCAGAGCAAGAACGGGGACGAATGATTGAAGAAGGAAATCGTGTGCGTTTTACGAAGATTGGTTTAGCAAATGGTGAAGCTTCACGGACACGGGAAATTGCGAAAGGTGAAAAAGCACAAATGGTTGAAGAGGCAACAGGTCGTGCTGAACGTTTTCAAGCCATAGCCCGTGAGGCAGCAATTTCACCAGAGGCTGCGCGTTATCGTCTTTATATGGAGACGATGGGGCGTATCTTCTCTTCACCCAATAAATTAGTTCTCGATCAAATTAATTCTCCAGCGGTGCCTTATCTTCCTCTAAACGAATTGCTGCGTAATAATTTACCAGAAAAAGCAAAAATAAAATCAGCACATTCTACTTCTACATCGCTCTTGGATTATCAGATTTCTGGAGGACGTTAA
- a CDS encoding dihydrofolate reductase codes for MTISICLIAAVAENGVIGREGAMPWHLSTDLQRFKALTLGKPIMMGRKTWDSIGRPLPGRTNIVITRDYTFCAEGAVVAHSLSQACSLAKGVASQNDVEEIFIIGGGEIFQQGFRLADKIFLTEVLASIEGDSFFPIFDKEKWTIVQTQDIPKGDKDSHPTRFVVYERK; via the coding sequence ATGACGATTTCCATTTGTTTAATTGCTGCTGTTGCAGAGAATGGTGTTATCGGTCGTGAAGGTGCAATGCCTTGGCATTTATCGACAGATTTGCAACGCTTTAAAGCGTTGACGTTGGGGAAGCCCATTATGATGGGGCGAAAAACTTGGGATTCTATCGGGAGACCTTTACCAGGGCGCACAAATATCGTTATTACACGAGATTATACCTTCTGTGCTGAAGGGGCTGTTGTTGCGCACTCTTTATCGCAGGCTTGTTCTCTTGCAAAAGGCGTTGCTTCCCAAAATGATGTAGAGGAAATTTTTATTATTGGTGGGGGGGAAATTTTTCAACAAGGATTTCGTCTTGCTGATAAAATATTCCTTACAGAAGTTTTAGCCTCTATAGAAGGGGATAGTTTTTTTCCTATTTTTGATAAAGAAAAGTGGACTATTGTGCAAACACAAGATATTCCAAAAGGGGATAAAGATAGTCATCCGACACGTTTTGTTGTTTATGAGCGGAAATAA
- a CDS encoding thymidylate synthase, translated as MKSYLALLSHVLNQGIDRTDRTGVGTRSIFGYQMRFDLQAGFPLLTTKKLHLRSIIYELLWFLKGDTNIAWLKEHGVSIWDEWADKQGNLGPVYGYQWRSWPAPDGRHIDQIDNLLRMIKEKPDSRRLIVSAWNPALIEEMALPPCHCLFQFYIDEGKLSCQLYQRSADIFLGVPFNIASYALLTMMIAQVSGLKVGDFIHTFGDAHLYSNHFEQAQYQLSRIPNALPCMRINPAVTDLFSFKFEDFELLNYEAHPHIKAPVAI; from the coding sequence ATGAAATCATATCTTGCTCTTTTATCTCATGTTTTAAATCAGGGTATTGATCGGACAGATCGGACGGGTGTTGGGACGCGATCTATTTTTGGGTATCAGATGCGTTTTGATTTACAAGCGGGATTTCCGTTGTTGACGACAAAGAAACTACACTTACGTTCAATTATTTATGAGCTTTTGTGGTTTCTTAAAGGCGATACAAATATCGCATGGTTGAAAGAGCATGGTGTATCTATTTGGGACGAATGGGCTGATAAACAAGGAAATCTTGGTCCTGTTTATGGGTATCAGTGGCGTTCTTGGCCTGCTCCTGATGGACGCCATATTGATCAAATTGACAATCTTTTAAGGATGATTAAGGAAAAGCCGGATTCTCGTCGCTTGATTGTATCAGCTTGGAATCCCGCATTAATAGAGGAAATGGCTTTGCCTCCTTGCCATTGTCTTTTTCAATTTTACATTGATGAGGGTAAATTGTCCTGTCAGCTTTACCAGCGTTCAGCGGATATTTTTTTAGGGGTTCCATTCAATATTGCGTCTTACGCATTGTTAACGATGATGATCGCGCAAGTCAGTGGCCTTAAAGTAGGTGATTTTATTCATACGTTCGGGGATGCTCATCTTTATTCTAATCATTTTGAACAGGCACAATATCAATTGTCTCGTATACCCAATGCTTTGCCATGTATGCGCATAAATCCAGCGGTAACAGATCTTTTTTCTTTTAAATTTGAGGATTTTGAATTGCTTAATTATGAAGCACATCCCCATATTAAAGCGCCGGTAGCAATATGA
- a CDS encoding MFS family transporter yields MEKQETLALHDTRKRVLSIISSASGNLVEWYDFYVYSFTSIYFASQFFPSDGDVVTELLKSSIVFFIGFLMRPIGGWLFGFIADRYGRKRSLLISVFMMCGGSFLIALLPTYETIGTTAAVLLVLLRMIQGLSVGGEYGTTATYMSEVALKKRRGFFSSFQYATLIGGQLLASLVMFILALYLTEDQLKAWGWRIPFVIGGCGAIVAIYLRRSLHETTTEESRSQKHTGSLKELLRNHGKAFLLVIGFTAGGSLIFYTSTTYMQKYLITTSKFDKHTANTIMTAALFVFMLLQPIFGSLADKIGTKASLLIWSTLSIIFIIPGLRIIGSTHDSWVALLIVIGMLCILSFYTSVSGIVKAEMFPASVRAMGVGLSYAIANALFGGSAEAVALEFKKHGYESYFHFYIAGMMIIAFIAIFLMPDARKKGYLQGDDIH; encoded by the coding sequence ATGGAAAAACAAGAAACTTTAGCACTACATGATACAAGAAAACGTGTTCTTTCGATCATATCGAGCGCATCAGGTAATCTGGTGGAATGGTATGATTTTTATGTTTATTCTTTTACATCTATTTATTTTGCCTCACAGTTTTTTCCTTCTGATGGGGATGTTGTTACCGAACTTTTAAAATCTTCCATTGTCTTTTTTATCGGCTTTCTTATGCGCCCAATCGGTGGCTGGCTCTTTGGTTTTATTGCTGACCGTTATGGTCGTAAACGCTCGTTACTTATTTCTGTTTTTATGATGTGTGGCGGCTCTTTCCTTATTGCCCTCCTTCCTACCTATGAAACAATTGGAACGACAGCAGCCGTTTTACTTGTTTTACTTCGTATGATCCAAGGACTTTCCGTTGGTGGTGAATATGGCACAACGGCAACTTATATGAGCGAAGTTGCTCTAAAAAAACGTCGTGGTTTCTTTAGCTCCTTCCAATATGCCACGCTTATTGGCGGTCAACTTCTTGCAAGTCTGGTTATGTTTATTCTCGCCCTCTATCTCACAGAAGATCAGTTAAAAGCATGGGGCTGGCGTATTCCTTTTGTGATTGGTGGCTGTGGTGCAATTGTTGCAATTTATCTGCGTCGTTCTCTTCATGAAACAACTACAGAAGAAAGTCGTTCTCAAAAACATACAGGTAGTCTTAAAGAGCTTCTCCGTAATCACGGAAAAGCGTTTCTTTTAGTCATCGGTTTTACAGCTGGTGGATCGCTCATATTTTATACCAGCACAACTTATATGCAAAAATATCTAATCACAACGAGCAAATTTGATAAACATACTGCTAACACAATAATGACGGCTGCACTGTTTGTGTTTATGTTACTCCAACCCATTTTTGGTTCTCTAGCGGACAAAATTGGCACAAAAGCTTCACTGCTTATTTGGAGTACCCTTTCCATCATCTTTATCATTCCAGGGCTTAGAATCATAGGAAGCACCCATGACTCTTGGGTTGCGCTCTTGATCGTCATAGGAATGCTGTGTATTTTGAGTTTTTATACATCCGTCTCTGGTATCGTAAAAGCAGAAATGTTTCCTGCTTCAGTGCGTGCCATGGGCGTTGGACTCTCTTATGCTATTGCCAATGCGCTCTTCGGTGGTTCTGCTGAAGCTGTAGCACTCGAGTTTAAAAAGCATGGATATGAATCATACTTCCATTTTTATATAGCCGGCATGATGATCATCGCCTTCATCGCAATTTTTCTAATGCCCGATGCTCGCAAAAAGGGGTATTTACAAGGAGACGACATCCATTAA
- a CDS encoding MFS family transporter, with protein MNHQTTLDPHDTRKRIFAIISSASGNLVEWYDFYAYSFASVYFASQFFPEDEDIVTQLLKTAGIFFIGFLMRPIGAWLFGFIADRYGRKRSMLISVFMMCGGSFLIAILPTYKTLGITAAFLLLLVRMFQGLSVGGEYGTAATYMSEVAPKNRRGLFASFQYATTISGQLLASFIIFILAIYLNENQLKAWGWRIPFVIGGFGAIVSIYLRSLLHETTTLKSRSEQHAGSLRELFRNHKKAFFLVVGFTAGGSLTFYTYTTYMQKYLITTTGFDKQTATTIMTAALFIFVLFQPLLGSLADKIGARASLIIWSVLSIICTIPVLKMIGNAQNAWTALFIIIGILCIMSFYTSIAGIIKAELFPASIRAIGVGFAFAIGNALFGGSAEYVALGLKNIGYESVFFFYIVGMMIIALISILLMPDIDKGGYLDKDHLH; from the coding sequence ATGAATCACCAAACAACTTTAGATCCACATGATACAAGAAAACGTATTTTTGCTATCATATCCAGTGCATCAGGAAATCTGGTAGAATGGTACGACTTTTATGCTTATTCCTTTGCATCGGTTTATTTTGCATCACAATTTTTTCCAGAAGATGAAGATATTGTTACACAACTGTTAAAAACTGCAGGAATATTTTTTATTGGCTTTCTTATGCGTCCAATTGGAGCATGGCTCTTTGGCTTCATTGCTGACCGCTATGGACGTAAACGCTCCATGCTTATTTCTGTTTTTATGATGTGTGGCGGTTCCTTTCTCATTGCCATACTTCCTACTTACAAAACCTTGGGAATAACAGCAGCTTTTCTTCTCCTTTTAGTCCGTATGTTTCAAGGACTTTCCGTTGGTGGTGAATATGGTACAGCAGCCACTTATATGAGCGAAGTTGCGCCCAAAAATCGCCGTGGACTCTTTGCTTCTTTTCAATATGCAACAACGATCTCAGGTCAACTTCTCGCGAGTTTTATAATATTTATTTTAGCCATTTACCTTAACGAGAATCAGTTAAAAGCGTGGGGATGGCGTATTCCTTTTGTCATTGGTGGCTTTGGAGCAATCGTTTCAATTTATCTGCGTAGCTTGCTTCATGAAACAACAACTCTCAAAAGCCGCTCTGAACAACATGCCGGTAGCCTTAGAGAGCTTTTTCGCAATCATAAAAAAGCGTTCTTTTTGGTTGTTGGCTTTACAGCTGGCGGATCACTCACATTTTATACATATACTACTTATATGCAAAAATATCTGATCACAACCACCGGCTTTGATAAACAAACCGCAACAACGATAATGACTGCCGCCCTCTTTATTTTTGTGTTATTCCAACCCCTTTTAGGTTCCCTCGCCGATAAAATTGGAGCAAGAGCTTCACTCATTATTTGGAGTGTCTTATCCATTATCTGTACCATTCCTGTCCTTAAAATGATTGGAAATGCTCAAAATGCATGGACAGCGCTCTTCATCATCATTGGAATACTCTGTATTATGAGTTTTTATACATCCATCGCCGGTATTATAAAAGCAGAATTGTTCCCTGCTTCAATTCGAGCAATTGGTGTTGGATTTGCTTTTGCCATCGGGAATGCGCTCTTTGGCGGTTCTGCTGAATATGTAGCACTTGGATTAAAAAATATAGGATACGAATCTGTTTTCTTTTTTTATATCGTTGGGATGATGATCATTGCCCTCATCTCTATTCTCCTTATGCCCGATATCGATAAAGGAGGATATCTCGATAAAGACCACCTTCATTAA